A stretch of Alkalicella caledoniensis DNA encodes these proteins:
- a CDS encoding BglG family transcription antiterminator, with the protein MAMKKKEIEILSVLCSRALSIKDLSTNYSTTPRNIRYIINNLDYYLKKVLGINISRENRKLSLNLRESELKVFLNYIYSNLYVFDSDERIEFILLNYLFVKGTTLRELEERLNVTRATIKKDMLLFQEVIKKHDLTLEYKNMRYYVGGNEKKLRHLKMEKIRQYFFLANNRIAIKDDYKNYYYYNNEFILSTMNQNQVQLISSKVNEIEARFNCVFNEEIKELLVIYLMVTLERINEGKYIWKKNNFHILKKTREFSIVGNVLKGIIPSDMKYEIAHLTEYFISGQENLDDDISKRNIEDFTNKLLQNIEKEEKVELSKNNELRDSIVSYLIPAVYRLKNNFSLNTIKVYNQIFFIVESFCVSKADLLNERLTDNEVAYISNLIDDVIQREKSKKISLSRLLQIVESNCYVKNRDKLVSDLLKEYEEAIKNDI; encoded by the coding sequence ATGGCTATGAAAAAAAAGGAAATAGAGATACTGAGTGTATTATGTTCTAGAGCGTTATCTATAAAAGACTTATCAACTAATTATTCAACAACTCCTAGGAATATAAGGTACATAATTAACAACTTAGATTATTACTTAAAAAAGGTATTAGGTATCAATATTTCAAGGGAAAATAGAAAACTATCCCTTAATCTAAGAGAGAGTGAATTGAAAGTCTTTTTAAATTATATATACTCAAATCTTTATGTGTTTGATTCTGATGAACGTATAGAGTTTATTTTGCTAAACTATCTATTCGTTAAGGGAACTACGCTGCGAGAGTTAGAAGAGAGACTCAATGTTACTCGAGCTACAATAAAAAAAGATATGCTATTATTTCAAGAAGTGATCAAGAAACATGATCTAACTCTAGAATATAAGAACATGAGATACTATGTAGGTGGTAACGAGAAAAAACTTAGGCATCTAAAGATGGAGAAAATTAGACAGTATTTTTTTCTAGCTAATAACAGAATAGCAATAAAGGATGACTACAAAAACTACTACTACTATAACAATGAATTTATTTTATCAACGATGAATCAAAACCAAGTGCAACTTATTAGCAGTAAAGTGAACGAAATAGAAGCAAGATTTAACTGTGTATTTAATGAGGAAATAAAAGAATTACTTGTAATTTACCTAATGGTCACCCTAGAAAGAATAAATGAAGGTAAGTATATTTGGAAAAAGAATAATTTTCATATACTAAAAAAAACCAGAGAGTTTTCAATTGTAGGTAACGTATTGAAGGGCATAATACCAAGTGATATGAAATATGAGATAGCTCATTTAACAGAATACTTTATTAGTGGTCAGGAAAATTTAGATGATGATATATCTAAAAGAAATATAGAGGATTTCACAAATAAGTTACTTCAAAATATAGAGAAGGAAGAAAAAGTGGAGTTATCGAAAAATAATGAGCTGCGTGATTCAATTGTTTCATACTTAATACCTGCTGTTTATAGACTGAAGAACAATTTTAGTCTGAACACTATAAAAGTATACAATCAGATATTCTTTATTGTGGAAAGCTTTTGTGTCAGCAAAGCAGATCTATTAAATGAAAGGCTAACTGACAATGAGGTAGCCTATATCTCAAATCTCATTGATGATGTGATTCAAAGAGAAAAATCCAAAAAAATTAGTTTGTCTAGATTATTACAAATCGTAGAATCAAATTGTTATGTGAAAAATAGGGATAAGCTAGTAAGTGATCTTTTGAAAGAGTACGAGGAAGCAATAAAAAATGATATTTGA
- a CDS encoding MalY/PatB family protein has product MNFDKVINRKGTYCTQWDYIEDRFGKGNSVLVPYSISDTDFQAPVEIINEIKKRADHGIFGYSRWDHDDYKNSIVNWYQERYNTRIKKDWVVYSPSVLYTISTLMELLAGENKKIMSHTPRYDGFSKIFAHYEVINIPLEETQKGIFKTDLSTIEQGFKSGIKVLVLCNPDNPTGKVWKKDELEELISLAKKYKGYIISDEVHMDITRREPTSVLKIDAQCCISVNSPTKTFNTPSLGGSYAVIPDTHIRGKYLKQMKEVHSVGSPPIFGVLSTITGYNECAYWVDDLNNYVRENCELVVNELDGYKGLEVYVPEATFLMWINFKKTNIKLSALKESLIKNGNVAIMSGDIYGDSYRLRLNVGCPRSKLEYGIKGIKKAVDSIKV; this is encoded by the coding sequence ATGAATTTTGACAAGGTCATAAATAGAAAGGGAACTTATTGTACTCAATGGGACTACATAGAAGATAGATTTGGAAAAGGGAACAGTGTTCTTGTACCCTACTCTATATCTGATACAGACTTTCAAGCCCCAGTAGAAATAATAAATGAAATAAAAAAAAGAGCAGACCATGGAATTTTTGGGTATTCACGATGGGATCATGATGACTACAAAAATTCAATTGTTAACTGGTACCAAGAAAGGTACAATACCCGTATAAAGAAAGACTGGGTTGTTTACTCACCTTCAGTTTTATATACTATTTCAACTTTGATGGAGCTACTAGCTGGTGAAAACAAAAAAATCATGTCACATACACCTAGGTATGATGGGTTTAGTAAGATATTTGCCCACTACGAAGTAATAAATATTCCTCTTGAAGAAACCCAAAAAGGTATTTTCAAAACAGATTTAAGTACCATAGAGCAAGGTTTTAAAAGTGGAATTAAGGTACTAGTCCTATGCAATCCAGATAATCCTACAGGTAAGGTATGGAAAAAAGACGAATTAGAGGAGTTAATCAGCCTAGCAAAAAAGTATAAAGGTTATATAATATCCGATGAGGTTCATATGGATATCACAAGAAGAGAGCCCACATCGGTACTAAAAATTGATGCCCAGTGTTGTATTAGTGTTAATTCACCAACAAAGACATTTAATACACCTTCGTTAGGCGGGTCTTACGCTGTAATACCTGATACACATATTCGAGGAAAATACCTTAAGCAAATGAAAGAAGTTCATTCAGTAGGATCACCACCGATTTTTGGTGTTCTATCAACGATAACAGGGTACAACGAATGTGCTTATTGGGTAGATGATTTAAATAATTACGTAAGGGAAAATTGCGAATTAGTAGTTAATGAACTAGATGGCTACAAAGGTTTAGAGGTTTATGTTCCTGAGGCGACTTTTCTGATGTGGATAAACTTTAAAAAAACTAACATTAAGCTATCTGCCTTAAAAGAATCCTTAATTAAAAATGGTAACGTTGCCATAATGTCTGGAGATATATACGGAGATAGCTATAGGCTTAGACTAAATGTTGGATGCCCTAGGTCAAAACTTGAGTATGGTATTAAAGGAATAAAAAAAGCAGTTGACAGCATCAAAGTTTAG